Proteins from one Bactrocera neohumeralis isolate Rockhampton chromosome 3, APGP_CSIRO_Bneo_wtdbg2-racon-allhic-juicebox.fasta_v2, whole genome shotgun sequence genomic window:
- the LOC126753524 gene encoding polycomb protein esc, producing MSKVKSDKVTSKDSVHGENSEDSCGDDTASVSTNNTSRSKSPTTRRSRGHRRSNKSKARKPAYKYDYHVKENHGQAIFGISFNQWLGNDQPLIFATAGSNRCTIYECPRQGGIKLLMCYADPDPDEVFYTCAWSYDIKTSLPLIATAGYRGVIRVIDVQKNETVGNYIGHGQAINELKYHPRQPHLLLSGSKDHAIRLWNTQSHVCIAIFGGVEGHRDEVLSIDFDYRGERIMSSGMDHSLKLWCINTEDFKEKIEFSRTFNPNKSQRPFPTIMQHFPDFSTRDIHRNYVDCVQWFGDFVLSKSCENSIICWKPGQLHQGLSQLKPNDPSCTIIAEFDYDECEIWFVRFGFNPCHKIIALGNQHGKVYVWELDPSDPGHTNTSTLNNLKCNSPVRQVAFSRDSSVLVYVCDDGTVWRWNKTNIVQKTP from the exons ATGTCTAAAGTTAAAAGTGACAAAGTGACGTCGAAAGATAGTGTACATGGTGAAAACAGTGAAGATTCGTGCGGT GATGACACAGCCAGCGTCAGCACTAATAATACCTCTCGCAGCAAATCACCAACCACACGGCGATCCCGTGGTCATAGGCGTAGCAACAAATCAAAAGCACGTAAACCTGCATATAAATATGA TTATCATGTGAAGGAAAATCATGGACAGGCGATTTTCGGTATTAGTTTCAATCAGTGGTTGGGGAACGATCAGCCGCTTATATTCGCCACAGCAGGTAGCAACCGCTGCACCATTTATGAGTGTCCACGGCAAGGTGGTATAAAATTGCTCATGTGTTACGCCGACCCGGAT CCAGACGAGGTGTTCTACACATGTGCTTGGTCATACGACATTAAAACATCACTACCCTTGATTGCCACGGCTGGTTATCGTGGTGTGATTCGGGTTATTGATGTGCAAAAAAATGAAACTGTGGGCAACTACATCGGCCATGGGCAAGCCATTAACGAACTGAAATATCATCCGCGACAGCCGCATCTCTTATTATCTGGTAGTAAAGACCATGCGATACGCCTTTGGAATACACAATCGCACGTGTGTATTGCAATTTTTGGTGGTGTGGAAGGTCACCGGGATGAGGTGCTTTCTATCGATTTTGATTATCGTGGCGAACGTATTATGTCCAGTGGCATGGATCACTCTTTAAAACTGTGGTGTATAAATACAGAAGATTTTAAagagaaaatcgaattttcgcGTACTTTCAATCCAAACAAATCACAgaggccttttccaacaataaTGCAGCATTTTCCCGATTTCTCCACACGAGATATACATCGAAACTATGTGGATTGTGTGCAATGGTTTGGCGATTTCGTTCTATCTAAATCATGCGAGAACTCCATAATTTGCTGGAAACCCGGACAGCTCCATCAAGGATTGTCACAACTCAAACCCAATGACCCGTCATGTACCATTATCGCCGAATTTGACTATGATGAATGTGAAATATGGTTTGTTCGGTTTGGATTCAATCCGTGTCACAAGATAATTGCATTGGGAAATCAGCATGGTAAAGTGTACGTATGGGAACTCGATCCCAGTGACCCTGGGCACACAAACACGAgtacattaaataatttaaaatgcaattcTCCTGTGAGGCAAGTAGCTTTCTCACGTGATTCCAGTGTCCTCGTCTATGTATGTGATGATGGTACAGTCTGGCGATGGAACAAGACCAATATTGTGCAAAAAACGCCTTAA